GGCCATTCGCGCGGAAAGACTGGCCGAAAGCGTCACCGGCTACGATGCGGATGGACGCATGCTGCAGGAAGCCATGCGGCGCGGAGCCGTGCAGGAGACGGCGGGAAGCGCGCGGGAGCTCGCGTCCCTGTGCGACCTGGTGATAGTGGCGGTGCCGGTGCGCGCCATACCCGCGGTCCTCTCCGACATCGCCGGCTACCTGCGTCCCGGGACCACGGTGAGCGACGTGGGTTCGGTCAAGACGGGAATAGTGGAGGCGGCAAGGCGCGTGCTGCCCGGCCACTGCCACTTCGTCGGCGGGCACCCCCTTGCGGGTTCGGAGCAGAGGGGCGTGGAGTTCGCCGACCCCGCCCTCTTCCGGGACGCCTATTACGTGCTGACCCCGACCGGGGACTGCGACGCCGAGGCCTATTCCCGCCTGCACGCCCTCATAACGTCCCTGGGGGCGCGGGTCATCGCCATGGAGCCCGGCCTGCACGACCATGCCGTGTCGGTGATCAGCCACCTGCCCCATGTCACGGCCATGGGTCTCATGAACCTTGCCCTGCTGCGCGCCGAGAAGCATCCCCTGCTCGCCCTGGCGGCGGGAGGTTTCCGCGACGTGACCCGCATCGCGGCCTCCGACCCGGCCCTGTGGCTGGACATCCTCATGGAGAACCGCGTGGCGGTGGGCGAGTCCCTGCAGGAGTTCATCGACGCCCTGCGGCGGGTGCGGGAACTCTTGCGGGAAGGCCGGGAGGAGGAGCTTCTCGCCTGGATGGAGAGGGCCAGTTCGGGCAGGCGGAACCTGGCTCCCGCCCTGCGGGAATCCCTGGCCGAGCTCTTCGTCCTGGCGCTTCCGGTCGAGGACAGGCCGGGGGTGATCAGCGACGTCACCCTCACCGTGGGCGAGATGGGCATCAACATCGACGACCTCGAGCTCGTGCACCCCCTGGAAAGCGGCCAGGGCATCCTGCGCCTCACCATAACGGGGGAGCAGGCCGCCCGCATGGCGTCCGAAGCCCTGCGGAACAAGGGATACCGGGTGACCATGGGCAAGGCACTGGGAGAGGAATGACGGCGGGGAGGGTGCCGCGGTGGACATGATCTTCGGCAGCGCGAGGCCCCTGCGGGGCGAGGTGGTGGTGCCGCCGGACAAGTCCCTTTCCCACCGTGCCGCAATCCTGGGGGCCCTGGCCCACGGGCGCACCACCGCCGCTCCCTTCCTGCGGGCCGGTGACTGCCTGAGCACCCTTACGTGCCTGCGCAGGCTGGGGGTGGAGGTGCGTCTGTCGGGGGAGCGCCTGGAGGTGGAAGGGAAGGGGCCCGAGGCGTGGAAGCCGCCGCAAGGGGTCCTTGATGCCGGCAACTCGGCGACAACCATGCGCCTGCTGGCGGGAGCCCTGGCGGGGAGGCCCTTCCGCTGCGAGATCGACGGCGACGCCTCCCTGCGCAGGCGCCCCATGAGCCGCATCATCGAGCCCCTGGGCCGCATGGGTGCGCGCATCGTGGGGATGGGGGAGGGGGGACGCCCCCCGCTCGCCATCGAGGGCGGAAACCTGCGGGGTATAGAACACCACATGGAGGTGGACAGCGCCCAGGTGAAGTCGGCGCTGCTCCTGGCGGGGCTGCAGGCGGAGGGGGAGACGCGCATCCTTGGGGGGCGCTCCTCGCGTGACCACACGGAGAGGATGCTCCTGCTCATGGGGGCCGACCTGTCCTTCGAGGGCGAGGAGGCCCTGGTGATAAGAAGATCGGAGCTCGCGGGCGGGGAGATTGAGGTGCCCGGCGACATATCCAGCGCCTCCTTCCTCATCGCCGCGGCCCTCCTGGTGCCGGGGTCGCGCCTGCGCCTCAAGGACGTGGGGCTCAATCCAACGCGGGCCGGGTTCCTCTCCGTGGTGAACTCCATGGGGGCCCTGGTCGTGGAATCCGGGTACCGGGAGGTGAGCAACGAGCCGCGGGGGGACCTGGAGGTGGGAAGCACCGCTTTGAGCGGCGTGGAGGTCGAGGGACGGCGCATCCCCGCCCTCATCGACGAGGTTCCCCTGCTCGCGGTCATGGGCTGCCGCGCGCGGGGGGAAACGGTGGTGATGGGAGCGGAGGAATTGCGGGTCAAGGAGAGCGACCGCATAGCAGCCATATGCGGGGAACTGCGCAAGATGAGAGCGGACATCGAGGAGTTGCCGGACGGGTTCGTGGTCGCGGGCCCGGTTGAGCTCAGGGGCGCGCGGGTGGATTCCCACGGGGACCACCGCATTGCCATGGCCCTGGCGGTGGCCGCGCTCGTCGCCGAGGGGGAGACGGTCATCTCCGGCTGGGAATGCACGGACATCTCCTTCCCCGGCTTCGCCGTTCTGTTGCGGGAACTGGCGTCCTAAGGAAAGGCACGGGGGTGCGGGATGCGACGGCAAAAGGTGAAGGCGGAGGAAGCCGTCATCGCCATAGATGGGCCGGCGGGGGCGGGGAAGAGCACGGTGGCGCGTGAGCTGGCCCGCAACCTGCGCATGGCTTACCTTGACACGGGGGCCATGTACCGGGCCCTGACCCTGAAGGCACTGCGCGCGCACATGGATCTGGACGACGAGAGGGGCCTGGCGGGGATGGCGAGGGCGACGGACATCGTGAACGTCTACCGCCCACGCGCCCGGCCTCCCTATCGCGTCTGCATGGACGGGGAGGACGTGACCTCCGCCATCCGTTCGCGTGAAGTATCAGCCCATGTTTCCAGAGTCTCGTCCCATCCCGCCGTGAGGAAGGAAATGGTAAGAAAACAGCGCATGCTTGCAGGCGGGGGCGGCGTGGTAGCGGAGGGCAGGGACGTGGGCACGGTGGTCTTTCCCCGCGCCCACCTCAAGTTCTTCCTCACCGCGTCCACGGCGGAGCGAGCGAGGCGGCGCTACAGTGAGATGAAAGAGGAGGGATACGACGTCTCGCTGAAAACGGTGCAGCAGGAGATGGTGCGCAGGGACCACCTCGACTCCACGCGGCGGACCAATCCCCTGCGCAGGGCTCCAGACGCGCTGCTCGTGGACACCACGGGGCTCTCTGTGGCAGAGGTGGTAGGGAAGCTGCTGGCCCTGGCGAGAGACAAGATCGCGTGGTGACCGGTTGATGCGGTCAAGGCGAGCGACTTTCCCTTCATCTCCCCGCCGTGGGAGGTGGCGGGCGTGGAGACCGCCGCGCGTGGTCGAGGTCAGGGAGAACAGCCCGTGCCGAGGCGCGGTGGAGGAGGGGGACCTCCTTCTGGCGATCGCGGGAAGGAAGCCCCGTGACTTCATCGACTGCATGGAATGGGGCGACGCAGCGCGAGTGCGGCTCACCCTGCAGCGAGGCGGGAGGGACCTGGTCTGCGAGGTGCGCAAGGAGGAGGGCGTGCCCCTGGGGTTGGTCTTCGACGAGCCCGTCTTCGACGGGGTGATGACCTGCCGTAACCGCTGCCGCTTCTGCTTCGTGGACCAGATGCCGCCGGGCCTGCGCCCCTCCCTCTACGTGAAGGACGACGACTACCGCCTCTCCTTCTACTACGGCAATTTCATCACCTTGAACAACCTTGGCCGGGGAGAATTGCGCAGGATCGAGCGCCTAAGGCTTTCTCCGCTCTACGTTTCCCTCCACGCGACGGATGCGCGTCTGCGCTCCTACCTCATGGGAGGGAACGCCAGCCGAGGACTGGAAGCCCTCGCGAGGCTGCTGCGCGCCGGCCTGGAGATCCACCTGCAGGTGGTGGCCTGCCCGGGGATAAACGACGGGGAGGCCCTGCGGCGGACTTGCGAGGAGGTGTTGTCGCGTTACACGGCCGCTTCCCTGGGGGTGGTTCCCGTGGGCCTCACGCGCCGGGCTGCGCTCACGGCGCCGGGGATGCGGACCTTTGACGCGGGCACGGCGGCTGCCCTGCTGGAGGTGGTGCACGGCATGCAGGAGAGAGCGCTGGAATTACATGGCAGGAGGATATTCCACGCCGCGGACGAGTTCTACCTCCTGGCGGGGGAGGATTTTCCGGAAGCGTCCGCCTACGAGGGATACCCGCAGCTGGAGAACGGGGTGGGGATGGCGAGGAAATTCCTGGACGAGGGTCTTGGCGGCGGCACGGAGGGGAAGGGTAGGACCGCGGGGCGCGGCCTCATCACGGGCGAGGCGGGGGAGAACGTCATAAGGAAATTACTGGAAAGAGTTTCAGGTGGAGAGGCGGAGGTGGTGGCGGCGCAGAACCTCCTCTTCGGGGGCTCGGTGACCGTCACTTCCCTGCTGGGAGGAGGGGACATCCTGTCCGCGCTGCGCGCGCGCCGACCTTCCTGTCATACGTTACTCATACCCGAGAACCTCTTGCGCGAGGGGCGCTTCCTGGACGACATGACCCTCGCTGAGGTGGAGGAGAGGTCCGGCTACCGCCTGCTCCCCACCGCGGTAAACGGGAGGGCCTTTCTGGAGGCGTTGACCGGTCGATGAGCGGCGGTGGCCCTCGCTTTTTCACCGGCGAAAACCCGTCCGGGCACGGCTGTTCCGGCTTGTGGTCGGCGCCTGAAAGGGTTACGCGTAGCGGTTGCGAGCTTGCCACGGGGAAAGGCGCCGGCGAATCGGTTATGATCTTGGAAGGCGAAGGAAACGGGAGAAAACGCAAGGAGAAGCCGAGGTCATGGGTGGAGCAGGCAGGAAGGTGATCTCGCACCTGCCGCTGGTGGCGGTGGTGGGCCGCCCCAACGTGGGCAAGTCCACGCTTGTCAACCGCATCGTGGCCCGGGGAGAGGCCATCGTGGAAAGCGAGCCGGGGGTCACCAGGGACCGCAATTACTTCGTCGCCTCCTGGAGGGGGAGGGAGTTCCGCATCGTGGACACCGGCGGGTTGGACCCGGTGGCGGAGGAATCCCTGGTACAGGCCATCGGCCGCCAGGCCCTGGCGGCGGTTGAGGAGTGCGACCTGGCGCTCATGCTGGTGGATGCGACGGAGGGCATGACCCCTCTCGACCAGGAGGTGGCGCAGTTGCTGCGGAGGACCGGGAAGCCGGTCATCCTGGTGGCCAACAAGGTGGACAACAGGCGCCGGGAAGAGGAGGCCGTGGAATGGTACGAGCTTGGCATGGGTGACCCCTGGCCGGTTTCCGCCATGCACGGTCGCAACATCGGCGACCTGCTGGACGCGGTGGTGGAAAGCCTTCCCGAGGCGACCGCCCTCGAGGAAGCGGAGACCCCGGAGACGGTGGTGGCGGTGGTGGGGCGCCCCAACGTGGGGAAGTCCACGCTCTTCAACCGCCTG
The DNA window shown above is from Actinomycetota bacterium and carries:
- a CDS encoding prephenate dehydrogenase/arogenate dehydrogenase family protein, with protein sequence MADKYYERVGILGTGLIGGSMGMAIRAERLAESVTGYDADGRMLQEAMRRGAVQETAGSARELASLCDLVIVAVPVRAIPAVLSDIAGYLRPGTTVSDVGSVKTGIVEAARRVLPGHCHFVGGHPLAGSEQRGVEFADPALFRDAYYVLTPTGDCDAEAYSRLHALITSLGARVIAMEPGLHDHAVSVISHLPHVTAMGLMNLALLRAEKHPLLALAAGGFRDVTRIAASDPALWLDILMENRVAVGESLQEFIDALRRVRELLREGREEELLAWMERASSGRRNLAPALRESLAELFVLALPVEDRPGVISDVTLTVGEMGINIDDLELVHPLESGQGILRLTITGEQAARMASEALRNKGYRVTMGKALGEE
- the aroA gene encoding 3-phosphoshikimate 1-carboxyvinyltransferase; the encoded protein is MIFGSARPLRGEVVVPPDKSLSHRAAILGALAHGRTTAAPFLRAGDCLSTLTCLRRLGVEVRLSGERLEVEGKGPEAWKPPQGVLDAGNSATTMRLLAGALAGRPFRCEIDGDASLRRRPMSRIIEPLGRMGARIVGMGEGGRPPLAIEGGNLRGIEHHMEVDSAQVKSALLLAGLQAEGETRILGGRSSRDHTERMLLLMGADLSFEGEEALVIRRSELAGGEIEVPGDISSASFLIAAALLVPGSRLRLKDVGLNPTRAGFLSVVNSMGALVVESGYREVSNEPRGDLEVGSTALSGVEVEGRRIPALIDEVPLLAVMGCRARGETVVMGAEELRVKESDRIAAICGELRKMRADIEELPDGFVVAGPVELRGARVDSHGDHRIAMALAVAALVAEGETVISGWECTDISFPGFAVLLRELAS
- a CDS encoding (d)CMP kinase is translated as MRRQKVKAEEAVIAIDGPAGAGKSTVARELARNLRMAYLDTGAMYRALTLKALRAHMDLDDERGLAGMARATDIVNVYRPRARPPYRVCMDGEDVTSAIRSREVSAHVSRVSSHPAVRKEMVRKQRMLAGGGGVVAEGRDVGTVVFPRAHLKFFLTASTAERARRRYSEMKEEGYDVSLKTVQQEMVRRDHLDSTRRTNPLRRAPDALLVDTTGLSVAEVVGKLLALARDKIAW
- a CDS encoding DUF512 domain-containing protein; its protein translation is MVEVRENSPCRGAVEEGDLLLAIAGRKPRDFIDCMEWGDAARVRLTLQRGGRDLVCEVRKEEGVPLGLVFDEPVFDGVMTCRNRCRFCFVDQMPPGLRPSLYVKDDDYRLSFYYGNFITLNNLGRGELRRIERLRLSPLYVSLHATDARLRSYLMGGNASRGLEALARLLRAGLEIHLQVVACPGINDGEALRRTCEEVLSRYTAASLGVVPVGLTRRAALTAPGMRTFDAGTAAALLEVVHGMQERALELHGRRIFHAADEFYLLAGEDFPEASAYEGYPQLENGVGMARKFLDEGLGGGTEGKGRTAGRGLITGEAGENVIRKLLERVSGGEAEVVAAQNLLFGGSVTVTSLLGGGDILSALRARRPSCHTLLIPENLLREGRFLDDMTLAEVEERSGYRLLPTAVNGRAFLEALTGR